In one Streptomyces venezuelae genomic region, the following are encoded:
- a CDS encoding endonuclease V: MSSYVMPSDWPADERTARAVQDELRTRVVLDETGPPPGTGRVTGVDVAYDDERDVVAAAVVVLDAATLDVVEEATAVGKVAFPYVPGLLAFREIPTVLAALGELRSDPGLVVCDGYGVAHPRRFGLASHLGVLTGLSTIGVAKNPFAFAYEDPAAARGSASPLLDGAEEVGRALRTREGVKPVFVSAGHRVTLDRACAHTLCLTPRYRLPESTRRADALCRSALREVAG; this comes from the coding sequence ATGAGCAGCTATGTGATGCCTTCCGACTGGCCCGCCGACGAGCGGACGGCGCGCGCCGTCCAGGACGAACTGCGCACCCGCGTCGTCCTCGACGAGACCGGCCCGCCGCCCGGCACGGGCCGTGTGACCGGCGTGGACGTCGCCTACGACGACGAGCGGGACGTCGTCGCCGCGGCCGTCGTCGTCCTCGACGCCGCGACGCTCGACGTGGTCGAGGAGGCGACGGCCGTCGGCAAGGTGGCCTTCCCGTACGTGCCCGGCCTGCTCGCGTTCCGGGAGATCCCCACGGTCCTGGCCGCCCTGGGCGAGCTGCGGTCGGACCCCGGGCTCGTCGTCTGCGACGGCTACGGAGTGGCCCACCCGCGCCGCTTCGGCCTGGCCAGCCACCTCGGCGTCCTGACGGGGCTGTCGACGATCGGCGTCGCCAAGAACCCCTTCGCCTTCGCGTACGAGGACCCGGCCGCCGCACGGGGGAGCGCGTCGCCGCTGCTGGACGGTGCCGAGGAGGTCGGTCGTGCGCTGCGCACCCGCGAAGGTGTGAAGCCGGTCTTCGTGTCGGCAGGGCACCGGGTGACCCTGGACCGGGCCTGCGCGCACACCTTGTGTCTCACGCCCCGCTACCGGCTGCCGGAATCCACCCGCCGCGCGGACGCGCTGTGCCGCTCCGCGCTGCGGGAAGTGGCCGGTTGA
- a CDS encoding acyl-CoA dehydrogenase family protein, whose protein sequence is MKRQIFSAEHDAFRETVRTFLAKEVLPHYEQWEKDGIVSREAWLAAGKQGLLGLAVPEEYGGGGNDDFRYSAVLAEEFTRAGAAGLAVGLHNDIIGPYLTSLATDEQKRRWLPGFCSGETITAIAMTEPGAGSDLQGIRTSAEDRGDHWVLNGSKTFISNGILADLVIVVAKTSPEGGAHGLSLLVVERGMEGFERGRNLDKIGQKSQDTAELFFNDVRVPKENLLGELNGAFIHLMTNLAQERMGIAVAGIAAAEHLLDITTTYVKEREAFGRPLAKLQHIRFEIAEMATECAVTRTFLDRCIVDHSNGELDAVHASMAKWWATELQKRVADRCLQLHGGYGYMTEYRVAKAFTDGRIQTIYGGTTEIMKEIIGRSLLG, encoded by the coding sequence ATGAAGCGGCAGATCTTCTCCGCCGAGCACGACGCGTTCCGCGAGACCGTCCGCACCTTCCTCGCCAAGGAGGTGCTGCCCCACTACGAACAGTGGGAGAAGGACGGCATCGTCTCCCGCGAGGCCTGGCTCGCCGCGGGCAAGCAGGGGCTGCTCGGCCTCGCCGTCCCTGAGGAGTACGGCGGTGGCGGCAACGACGACTTCCGCTACTCCGCGGTCCTCGCCGAGGAGTTCACCCGCGCGGGCGCCGCGGGGCTCGCCGTCGGCCTGCACAACGACATCATCGGGCCCTATCTGACCTCCCTGGCCACGGACGAGCAGAAGCGGCGCTGGCTGCCCGGCTTCTGCAGCGGCGAGACCATCACGGCCATCGCGATGACCGAGCCCGGCGCGGGCTCCGACCTCCAGGGCATCCGCACGAGTGCCGAGGACCGCGGCGACCACTGGGTGCTCAACGGCTCCAAGACGTTCATCTCGAACGGCATCCTCGCCGACCTCGTCATCGTCGTCGCCAAGACGTCCCCCGAAGGGGGCGCCCACGGCCTGTCCCTCCTGGTCGTCGAGCGCGGCATGGAAGGCTTCGAGCGGGGCCGCAATCTCGACAAGATCGGTCAGAAGTCCCAGGACACCGCCGAGCTGTTCTTCAACGACGTACGCGTCCCCAAGGAGAACCTGCTCGGCGAGTTGAACGGCGCCTTCATCCACCTGATGACGAACCTCGCGCAGGAGCGCATGGGCATCGCCGTCGCCGGGATCGCCGCCGCCGAGCACCTCCTGGACATCACCACGACGTACGTGAAGGAGCGTGAGGCGTTCGGGCGTCCGCTCGCCAAGCTGCAGCACATCCGCTTCGAGATCGCGGAGATGGCCACCGAGTGCGCCGTCACCCGCACGTTCCTCGACCGGTGCATCGTCGATCACTCGAACGGGGAACTCGACGCCGTGCACGCGTCGATGGCGAAGTGGTGGGCCACCGAGCTGCAGAAGCGCGTCGCCGACCGCTGTCTGCAACTGCACGGTGGCTACGGCTACATGACGGAGTACCGCGTCGCCAAGGCCTTCACCGACGGACGCATCCAGACCATCTACGGCGGCACGACCGAGATCATGAAGGAGATCATCGGCCGTTCCCTGCTCGGCTGA
- a CDS encoding flotillin family protein, producing the protein MSPVLISVVGVVVLLVLLALVVITRYKVAGPSEAFIVTGRRGKKSTDPDTGRVMTDNSGQKVVVGGGVFVVPFVQQKFTLDLSSRHIPIAVRGAVTLRGVKANLEGVAIVKVGGTEDSIRAAAQRFLVQQDGIVGFTQEVLSGALRSIVGRMSVEDIIRDRAAFAGQVAEEAEASLSGQGLVLDAFQIQDITTEGSYLEDLGRPEAARARQEADIAEAVARRAAEQARLKAEEEIAVAQRTFYLKQAEIKAETDEAAARASAAGPLAEAARQQDVLTEQEKVAKRQAALTDSELDTQVRKPADAARYQAEQEAEARRIGLVKQAEADAERARLTGEGEKAHRAALADAVRLEGEADAASIGARGAAEAEAMRKKADAFAQYGDAAVLQMLVEVLPSVVGKASEPLAAVDKMTVISTDGAGQLSRTVADNVAQGVELLSSTTGVDLAELLKNITGAKPASPASSANGKIEVTDL; encoded by the coding sequence ATGAGTCCAGTCCTGATCTCGGTCGTCGGAGTCGTCGTACTCCTCGTCCTGCTGGCGCTCGTCGTCATCACGCGCTACAAGGTCGCCGGGCCCAGCGAGGCCTTCATCGTGACCGGCCGGCGCGGCAAGAAGTCCACGGATCCGGACACCGGCCGGGTCATGACCGACAACAGCGGCCAGAAGGTCGTGGTCGGCGGCGGTGTCTTCGTCGTGCCGTTCGTGCAGCAGAAGTTCACCCTCGACCTGTCCTCGCGGCACATCCCGATCGCCGTGCGCGGCGCGGTCACGCTGCGCGGCGTCAAGGCGAACCTCGAAGGCGTCGCCATCGTGAAGGTCGGCGGCACCGAGGACTCGATACGCGCCGCCGCCCAGCGCTTCCTCGTCCAGCAGGACGGCATCGTCGGCTTCACCCAGGAGGTGCTCTCCGGCGCGCTGCGCTCCATCGTGGGGCGCATGTCGGTCGAGGACATCATCCGCGACCGTGCCGCGTTCGCCGGACAGGTCGCCGAGGAGGCCGAGGCCAGCCTCTCCGGTCAGGGCCTGGTCCTGGACGCCTTCCAGATCCAGGACATCACCACCGAGGGCTCCTACCTGGAGGACCTCGGCCGTCCCGAGGCCGCCCGCGCACGGCAGGAGGCGGACATCGCCGAGGCCGTGGCGCGCCGCGCAGCCGAGCAGGCACGGCTGAAGGCGGAGGAGGAGATCGCCGTCGCGCAGCGGACCTTCTACCTCAAGCAGGCCGAGATCAAGGCCGAGACGGACGAGGCGGCGGCGCGCGCGAGCGCCGCGGGGCCGCTCGCCGAGGCCGCACGGCAGCAGGACGTGCTCACCGAGCAGGAGAAGGTCGCCAAGCGCCAGGCGGCGCTCACCGACAGCGAGTTGGACACCCAGGTCCGCAAGCCCGCGGACGCCGCGCGCTACCAGGCCGAGCAGGAGGCGGAGGCCCGCAGGATCGGCCTGGTCAAGCAGGCCGAGGCGGACGCGGAGCGGGCCCGTCTGACCGGTGAGGGCGAGAAGGCGCACCGTGCCGCGCTGGCCGACGCCGTACGCCTGGAGGGCGAGGCCGACGCCGCGTCGATCGGCGCGCGGGGTGCCGCGGAGGCGGAGGCGATGCGCAAGAAGGCCGACGCGTTCGCGCAGTACGGCGACGCGGCCGTCCTGCAGATGCTCGTCGAGGTCCTGCCGAGCGTGGTGGGCAAGGCGTCCGAACCGCTCGCTGCGGTGGACAAGATGACCGTGATCTCGACGGACGGGGCCGGACAGCTGTCCCGTACGGTCGCCGACAACGTCGCCCAGGGCGTGGAGCTCCTCAGCTCCACCACGGGGGTCGACCTCGCCGAGCTCCTCAAGAACATCACGGGCGCCAAGCCCGCGAGCCCGGCCTCCTCGGCCAACGGGAAGATCGAAGTCACCGACCTGTAG
- a CDS encoding acetyl-CoA C-acetyltransferase, with protein MTTEAYVYDAIRTPRGRGKANGALHGTKPIDLVVGLIHEIQARFPGLDPAAIDDIVLGVVGPVGDQGSDIARIAAIAAGLPDTVAGVQENRFCASGLEAVNLAAMKVRSGWEDLVLAGGVESMSRVPMASDGGAWFADPMTNFETDFAPQGIGADLIATVEGFTRRDVDEYAALSQERAAAAWKDGRFARSVVPVKDRNGLVVLDHDEHLRPGTTADSLAKLKPSFKDIGDLGGFDAVALQKYHWIEQIDHVHHAGNSSGIVDGASLVAVGTKEVGERYDLTPRARIVSAAVSGSDPLIMLTGPAPATRKALAKAGLSIDDIDLVEINEAFAAVVLRFVKDMGLSLDKVNVNGGAIALGHPLGATGAMILGTLVDELERRDLRYGLATLCVGGGMGIATIVERL; from the coding sequence GTGACCACCGAAGCGTACGTATACGACGCGATCCGCACCCCGCGCGGACGCGGCAAGGCCAATGGCGCCCTGCACGGGACCAAGCCCATCGACCTCGTCGTCGGCCTGATCCACGAGATCCAGGCCCGCTTCCCCGGCCTCGACCCGGCCGCCATCGACGACATCGTCCTCGGCGTGGTGGGCCCCGTCGGCGACCAGGGCTCCGACATCGCGCGCATCGCGGCGATCGCCGCGGGTCTGCCCGACACGGTCGCGGGCGTCCAGGAGAACCGCTTCTGTGCCTCCGGTCTGGAGGCCGTCAACCTCGCCGCGATGAAGGTCCGCTCGGGCTGGGAGGACCTGGTGCTCGCGGGCGGCGTCGAGTCGATGTCGCGCGTGCCGATGGCCTCGGACGGCGGCGCCTGGTTCGCCGACCCGATGACCAACTTCGAGACCGACTTCGCGCCGCAGGGCATCGGCGCGGACCTCATCGCCACGGTCGAGGGCTTCACGCGGCGCGACGTCGACGAGTACGCGGCGCTCTCCCAGGAGCGGGCCGCCGCGGCCTGGAAGGACGGCCGCTTCGCCCGCTCCGTCGTGCCCGTCAAGGACCGCAACGGCCTCGTCGTCCTCGACCACGACGAGCACCTGCGCCCCGGCACCACCGCCGACTCCCTCGCCAAGCTGAAGCCGTCCTTCAAGGACATCGGCGACCTGGGCGGCTTCGACGCGGTCGCGCTGCAGAAGTACCACTGGATCGAGCAGATCGACCACGTCCACCACGCGGGCAACTCCTCCGGCATCGTGGACGGCGCGTCGCTCGTCGCCGTCGGCACGAAGGAGGTCGGCGAGCGCTACGACCTCACTCCGCGCGCGCGGATCGTCTCCGCGGCCGTCTCGGGCTCCGACCCGCTGATCATGCTCACCGGGCCCGCGCCCGCGACGCGCAAGGCGCTCGCCAAGGCGGGGCTCTCGATCGACGACATCGACCTCGTCGAGATCAACGAGGCGTTCGCCGCGGTGGTGCTGCGCTTCGTGAAGGACATGGGGCTCTCCCTGGACAAGGTGAACGTCAACGGCGGCGCGATCGCGCTCGGTCACCCGCTGGGCGCGACCGGCGCGATGATCCTGGGCACGCTCGTGGACGAACTGGAGCGGAGGGACCTGAGGTACGGGCTGGCCACGTTGTGCGTGGGCGGCGGCATGGGCATCGCCACGATCGTGGAACGGCTGTAG
- a CDS encoding glyceraldehyde-3-phosphate dehydrogenase, with protein sequence MTVNDDSFTNWKHREEIAESMIPIIGKLHRERDVTVLLHSRSLVNKSVVSILKTHRFARQIAGQELSVTETLPFLQALTTLDLGPSQIDLALLAEAYKADDRGLTVEQFTAESVSGAIGANKAERGAGRDVVLYGFGRIGRLVARLLIEKSGSGNGLRLRAIVVRGGGERAAEDMVKRASLLRRDSIHGQFQGTITVDEANSTIVANGNAIKVIYANDPSEVDYTAYGIKDAILVDNTGKWRDREGLSKHLRPGIDKVVLTAPGKGDVPNIVHGVNHDTIKPDEQILSCASCTTNAIVPPLKAMADEYGVLRGHVETVHSFTNDQNLLDNYHKADRRGRSAPLNMVITETGAASAVAKALPDLKAPITGSSIRVPVPDVSIAILSLRLGRETTRDEVLDHLRDVSLHSPLKRQIDFTTAPDAVSMDFVGSRHASIVDAGATKVDGDNAILYLWYDNEFGYSCQVIRVVQYVSGVEYPTYPAPVA encoded by the coding sequence GTGACTGTCAATGACGACTCGTTCACCAATTGGAAGCACCGCGAGGAGATCGCGGAGTCGATGATCCCGATCATCGGGAAGCTGCACCGCGAGCGGGACGTGACGGTCCTGCTGCACAGCCGCTCCTTGGTGAACAAGTCGGTGGTCAGCATCCTGAAGACCCACCGATTCGCCCGGCAGATAGCCGGCCAGGAGCTCTCGGTCACCGAGACGCTGCCGTTCCTGCAGGCCCTCACCACGCTCGACCTCGGCCCCTCGCAGATCGACCTGGCCCTGCTCGCGGAGGCCTACAAGGCCGACGACCGCGGTCTGACCGTGGAGCAGTTCACCGCCGAGTCGGTCTCCGGTGCCATCGGTGCCAACAAGGCCGAGCGCGGCGCGGGCCGCGACGTCGTCCTGTACGGCTTCGGCCGCATCGGCCGTCTCGTCGCCCGTCTCCTCATCGAGAAGTCCGGCTCGGGCAACGGGCTGCGACTGCGCGCCATCGTCGTGCGCGGGGGCGGCGAGCGGGCCGCCGAGGACATGGTGAAGCGCGCCTCGCTGCTGCGCCGCGACTCCATCCACGGTCAGTTCCAGGGCACGATCACCGTCGACGAGGCGAACAGCACGATCGTCGCCAACGGCAACGCGATCAAGGTGATCTACGCCAACGACCCGTCCGAGGTGGACTACACGGCGTACGGCATCAAGGACGCGATCCTGGTCGACAACACCGGCAAGTGGCGCGACCGCGAGGGCCTCTCCAAGCACCTGCGCCCGGGCATCGACAAGGTCGTCCTGACCGCCCCCGGCAAGGGTGACGTCCCGAACATCGTGCACGGCGTCAACCACGACACGATCAAGCCGGACGAGCAGATCCTGTCCTGCGCCTCCTGCACCACCAACGCGATCGTCCCGCCGCTGAAGGCGATGGCGGACGAGTACGGCGTGCTGCGCGGCCACGTGGAGACCGTCCACTCGTTCACCAACGACCAGAACCTGCTGGACAACTACCACAAGGCCGACCGCCGGGGCCGCTCCGCGCCGCTCAACATGGTCATCACCGAGACGGGAGCCGCCTCCGCCGTCGCGAAGGCGCTGCCCGACCTCAAGGCGCCGATCACCGGCAGCTCCATCCGCGTGCCCGTGCCGGACGTCTCGATCGCCATCCTCAGCCTGCGCCTGGGCCGCGAGACCACCCGCGACGAGGTCCTCGACCACCTGCGCGACGTGTCGCTGCACTCGCCGCTGAAGCGGCAGATCGACTTCACGACGGCGCCGGACGCCGTGTCGATGGACTTCGTCGGTTCGCGCCACGCGTCGATCGTCGACGCCGGTGCCACCAAGGTCGACGGCGACAACGCGATCCTCTACCTCTGGTACGACAACGAGTTCGGCTACTCGTGCCAGGTCATCCGGGTCGTCCAGTACGTCTCCGGGGTCGAGTACCCGACCTACCCGGCTCCGGTGGCCTGA
- a CDS encoding saccharopine dehydrogenase family protein, producing MTGRNSQQSDNSNVSERAYDIVLFGATGFVGVLTAEHLAARAPEDVRWAIAGRDTGKLEGLRRRLSAINPACAELPLVHADVADPASLRDMASHARVVASTVGPYLTYGQELVGACAEAGTDYVDLTGEPEFVDLMYVKHDARARETGARLVHSCGFDSIPHDLGAYFTVQHLPKDVPLRVDGFVRAGARFSGGTFASALNQFGRGPQMLAAAKDRKRHEPRAVGRKAYAPPGAPRYASEVGAWALPLPTIDPQVVQRSARALDRYGPDFRYRHYAAVKSLPVALGAPVALGGLLTVAQLPPARRWLSARLKPGDGPDEARRASSWFSVRFVGEGGGKRVFTEVAGGDPGYEETARMLGESALCLAQDSLPPTSGQVTTAVAMGDALIERLRAVGISFRVVAEREAADD from the coding sequence ATGACCGGTCGTAACAGTCAGCAGAGCGACAACAGCAACGTCAGCGAGCGCGCGTACGACATCGTGCTCTTCGGAGCGACGGGGTTCGTGGGGGTGCTCACCGCTGAGCACCTCGCCGCCCGCGCCCCCGAGGACGTGCGGTGGGCCATCGCCGGGCGCGACACCGGCAAGCTCGAAGGGCTGCGGAGGCGGCTCTCCGCGATCAATCCGGCGTGCGCCGAACTTCCCCTGGTCCACGCCGACGTGGCGGATCCCGCGTCGCTGCGGGACATGGCCTCCCACGCGCGCGTGGTCGCCTCCACCGTCGGCCCGTACCTCACGTACGGACAGGAGCTGGTCGGGGCGTGCGCCGAGGCCGGCACGGACTATGTGGACCTGACCGGTGAGCCGGAGTTCGTCGACCTCATGTACGTGAAGCACGACGCCCGCGCGCGGGAGACCGGCGCACGGCTCGTGCACTCCTGCGGCTTCGACTCGATCCCCCACGACCTGGGGGCGTACTTCACCGTGCAGCACCTGCCCAAGGACGTGCCGTTGCGCGTCGACGGGTTCGTCCGGGCGGGCGCCCGGTTCTCCGGCGGCACCTTCGCCTCCGCACTCAACCAGTTCGGACGGGGCCCGCAGATGCTGGCCGCCGCGAAGGACCGCAAGCGGCACGAGCCGCGCGCGGTGGGACGCAAGGCGTATGCCCCGCCCGGCGCGCCCCGGTACGCGAGCGAGGTCGGCGCGTGGGCCCTGCCCCTGCCGACCATCGACCCGCAGGTGGTGCAGCGCTCGGCGCGCGCCCTTGACCGGTACGGACCGGACTTCCGCTACCGCCACTACGCGGCCGTGAAGTCGCTGCCGGTCGCGCTGGGCGCCCCCGTGGCCCTCGGCGGTCTCCTCACGGTGGCCCAACTGCCGCCCGCGCGGCGGTGGCTGTCCGCGCGCCTGAAGCCCGGCGACGGCCCTGACGAGGCACGCCGCGCGTCGTCGTGGTTCTCGGTCCGGTTCGTGGGCGAGGGCGGCGGAAAGCGGGTGTTCACGGAGGTCGCGGGCGGCGACCCCGGCTACGAGGAGACGGCACGGATGCTGGGCGAGTCGGCACTGTGCCTCGCCCAGGACTCCCTGCCTCCGACGTCGGGACAGGTCACCACGGCCGTGGCGATGGGCGACGCGCTGATCGAACGGCTGCGGGCGGTGGGAATCTCGTTCCGGGTCGTCGCGGAGCGCGAGGCGGCGGACGACTAG
- a CDS encoding CaiB/BaiF CoA transferase family protein translates to MPGKGVHGPLAGVRVVELAGIGPGPFAAMLLADLGADVVRVDRPGGGGLAIDPEYDVTNRNKRSVVVDLKSDEGPARVLDLVERADVLIEGYRPGVAERLGVGPDACHARNPKLVYGRMTGWGQEGPLARRAGHDIAYIAITGTLGMIGNPDEPPAVPANLVGDYAGGSLYLVVGILAALHHAREHGTGQVVDAAIVDGAAHLSTMIHGMLAAGGWQDRRGANLLDGGCPFYGTYETADGGYMAVGSLEQQFYDEFTTLLGLADTAPARKDLARWGELREAVAARFKERTRDEWTAVFQDSDACVAPVLSLREAPAHPHLAARGTFTDHGGITQPTPAPRFSATPTQVRTGPAQPGADTADVARDWGVPALAHPPTEPPRATAEEDH, encoded by the coding sequence ATGCCGGGCAAGGGCGTTCACGGACCGCTCGCCGGAGTACGTGTGGTGGAGCTGGCAGGCATCGGGCCGGGCCCGTTCGCGGCCATGCTCCTCGCCGATCTCGGCGCCGACGTCGTGCGCGTCGACCGTCCCGGCGGCGGCGGCCTCGCGATCGATCCCGAGTACGACGTGACCAACCGCAACAAACGCTCCGTCGTCGTCGACCTCAAGTCCGACGAAGGACCGGCCCGCGTCCTCGACCTGGTCGAACGCGCCGACGTCCTCATCGAGGGCTACCGGCCCGGCGTCGCCGAGCGCCTCGGCGTGGGCCCCGACGCCTGCCACGCCCGCAATCCGAAGCTGGTCTACGGCCGGATGACCGGCTGGGGCCAGGAAGGACCGCTCGCCCGGCGCGCGGGCCACGACATCGCGTACATCGCCATCACCGGCACCCTGGGCATGATCGGCAACCCCGACGAGCCGCCCGCCGTCCCCGCCAACCTCGTGGGCGACTACGCGGGCGGCTCGCTCTACCTCGTCGTCGGCATCCTCGCCGCGCTGCACCACGCGCGCGAGCACGGCACCGGACAGGTGGTGGACGCCGCCATCGTCGACGGCGCGGCCCACCTCTCCACGATGATCCACGGCATGCTCGCGGCCGGCGGCTGGCAGGACCGCCGCGGCGCCAACCTCCTCGACGGCGGCTGTCCCTTCTACGGCACGTACGAGACAGCGGACGGCGGCTACATGGCCGTGGGCTCCCTTGAGCAGCAGTTCTACGACGAGTTCACCACCCTGCTCGGCCTCGCCGACACCGCGCCCGCCCGCAAGGATCTGGCCCGCTGGGGCGAGCTGCGCGAAGCCGTCGCCGCCCGCTTCAAGGAACGTACGCGTGACGAGTGGACGGCCGTCTTCCAGGACTCCGACGCGTGCGTGGCGCCCGTGCTGTCCCTGCGCGAGGCGCCCGCCCACCCGCACCTCGCCGCCCGCGGCACCTTCACCGACCACGGGGGCATCACCCAGCCCACCCCCGCGCCCCGCTTCTCGGCGACCCCGACCCAGGTCCGCACCGGCCCCGCACAGCCCGGCGCCGACACCGCCGACGTGGCCCGCGACTGGGGCGTACCGGCCCTCGCGCACCCCCCGACCGAACCGCCCCGAGCGACCGCGGAGGAAGACCACTGA
- a CDS encoding YciI family protein: MFILELTYTAPLSAVDAHLEAHVAWLDQQYEAGVVLASGRKNPRDGGVLIAVAEDRAQVEKIVAQDPFTVAEVCAYRITEFYATKTAPALSAYREELPA, translated from the coding sequence ATGTTCATTCTCGAATTGACCTACACCGCGCCGCTCTCCGCCGTCGACGCGCACCTGGAAGCCCACGTCGCCTGGCTCGACCAGCAGTACGAGGCCGGTGTCGTCCTCGCCTCCGGCCGCAAGAACCCGCGCGACGGCGGCGTGCTCATCGCCGTCGCGGAGGATCGCGCGCAGGTCGAGAAGATCGTCGCGCAGGACCCGTTCACCGTGGCCGAGGTGTGCGCGTACCGGATCACCGAGTTCTACGCGACGAAGACGGCCCCGGCCCTCTCCGCGTACCGCGAGGAACTGCCCGCCTGA
- a CDS encoding LLM class F420-dependent oxidoreductase → MQISAPLAYAGDPREAADSAAALESAGLDAVWVAEAYGFDSPTIMGYLAARTERMKIGAAILNVYSRTPALIAQTAAGLDAVSGGRAIIGLGASGPQVVEGWHGKPYDKPLGRTREAIELTRRILRREVIDHHGITDMPLPPEKGGRLGKPLKILTRPVRPEVPLYVASLGPANVRMTAEIADGWLPTLFLPEKAHQVWGAPLAAGREKRDPALGPLETVAGGLLAIGDDAAAVRDLARPQIALYVGGMGAKGKNFYNDLAVAYGYEEAAARIQDLYLAGKKREAEAAVPDEFCELMSLCGPAGYVRERVEAFREAGVTMLNVVPVGPEPAKSIETVKGWL, encoded by the coding sequence ATGCAGATCTCCGCACCGCTCGCCTACGCGGGCGACCCGCGCGAGGCCGCCGACAGCGCCGCCGCCCTGGAGTCCGCGGGCCTGGACGCCGTATGGGTCGCGGAGGCGTACGGCTTCGACTCGCCCACGATCATGGGCTACCTGGCGGCGCGCACGGAGCGCATGAAGATCGGCGCCGCCATCCTCAACGTCTACTCCCGCACCCCCGCCCTGATCGCCCAGACCGCGGCGGGACTCGACGCGGTCTCCGGCGGCCGCGCGATCATCGGGCTCGGTGCCTCCGGCCCGCAGGTCGTCGAGGGGTGGCACGGCAAGCCGTACGACAAGCCGCTCGGCCGCACCCGCGAGGCGATCGAGCTGACCCGCCGCATCCTGCGCCGCGAGGTCATCGACCACCACGGCATCACGGACATGCCGCTGCCTCCGGAGAAGGGCGGCAGGCTCGGCAAGCCCCTGAAGATCCTCACCCGACCGGTACGGCCCGAAGTCCCGCTGTACGTCGCCTCCCTGGGGCCCGCCAACGTCCGCATGACCGCCGAGATCGCCGACGGCTGGCTGCCCACCCTCTTTCTCCCGGAGAAGGCCCACCAGGTGTGGGGTGCCCCGCTCGCCGCGGGCAGGGAGAAGCGCGATCCGGCCCTCGGGCCGCTGGAGACCGTCGCCGGGGGACTGCTCGCCATCGGCGACGACGCGGCGGCCGTACGCGACCTCGCGCGCCCGCAGATCGCCCTCTACGTAGGAGGAATGGGCGCCAAGGGGAAGAACTTCTACAACGACCTCGCGGTCGCGTACGGCTACGAGGAGGCGGCCGCACGCATCCAGGACCTCTATCTGGCCGGGAAGAAGAGGGAGGCCGAGGCCGCCGTCCCGGACGAGTTCTGCGAGCTCATGTCGCTGTGCGGGCCCGCGGGCTATGTACGCGAGCGCGTCGAGGCCTTCCGCGAGGCCGGCGTCACCATGCTCAACGTCGTTCCCGTCGGCCCCGAGCCGGCCAAGTCGATCGAAACCGTCAAGGGCTGGCTCTGA
- a CDS encoding GNAT family N-acetyltransferase, which translates to MNWTVRSATTADIEVIVELRAVVMRPDLERLGRFDPHRVRQRFRDAFRAEHTSVIESGGAFAGCVALRPAADGLWLEHFFLDPRLQGRGLGSAVLGSLLERADAEGAAVRLNVLRGSAARRLYERHGFTVESEDPIDVFMVRAAR; encoded by the coding sequence ATGAACTGGACGGTGCGCTCCGCGACGACGGCAGACATAGAGGTCATCGTGGAGCTCCGGGCCGTCGTCATGCGGCCGGATCTGGAACGGCTCGGCCGTTTCGATCCGCACCGGGTGCGGCAGCGGTTCCGGGACGCGTTCCGCGCGGAGCACACGTCCGTGATCGAGAGCGGCGGCGCGTTCGCGGGGTGTGTCGCCCTGCGGCCCGCCGCCGACGGGCTCTGGCTGGAGCACTTCTTCCTCGACCCGCGGCTCCAGGGGCGCGGCCTCGGCTCGGCGGTCCTCGGCTCGCTCCTGGAGCGGGCCGACGCCGAGGGCGCGGCCGTCCGCCTCAACGTCCTGCGGGGCAGCGCCGCCCGGCGGCTGTACGAGCGCCACGGTTTCACGGTCGAGTCGGAGGACCCGATCGACGTGTTCATGGTCAGGGCCGCCCGGTAG